The Vigna radiata var. radiata cultivar VC1973A chromosome 6, Vradiata_ver6, whole genome shotgun sequence DNA segment CCTCACATTCTAAaaatctttctctctctctttgatTCTGCAAACTAAGGTGAAGAAGGCAAGAACTAACATTTCAGACATGGCTGAAGAGGGGCAAGTCATTACTGTTAATACCGTTGACTCGTGGAAAGAACAAATCCAGAAGGGAAATGAATCCAAAAAGCTGGTTAGTACCCAAACAAACCTTAATTTCTTCATCACCTTTACTTTGTTTTCTCTGAGATTAATTCAGTTTAAGGTTATTTACttgttttcattaattatgAAAGTACCACTCTGTTTTTTTATCTGTTTCTGGTTTAATAAGTCTgctgaaaacattaaaaatgtaTTCTTTTTTTCGCTTTCTCTATTTCATGGATAAATAGTTGAAAACCAGTTAAAAAAATCCAGGAtggtgtttttatatttaaagaaaagcGAGCAGATAAAAAACCCAAGGaaccttttttttctgttgTCTATGCATGTGCTTTATAAGGGTTTATaacattttactttatataaaaagaaaaaaaggatctCTATGTTATGTATGATTTTCACTACAACTTCCTCTTAAATTACTAGGTTGTGGTTGATTTTACTGCTTCCTGGTGTGGTCCATGCCGTTTTATTGCCCCATATTTTGCAGAGCTTGCTCGGAGGATGTCTGATGTAATCTTCCTCAAGGTGGATGTGGATGAACTGAGTGTAAGCACATGAATCTACTTTGtcacattattatattttcaagcTTAAAAGATCACTTGGACTATTAGTATAGTATGGATTGTTCATTGCATTGATGTTTTCAGAGTGTTGCTAAGGAATGGTCCATTGAGGCTATGCCAACCTTCTTATTCTTGAAAGAAGGTGAGCTGGTAGACAAGATTGTGGGTGCTGACAAGGATAAGCTGACACAAACCGTAGAGAAGCATGCTGCTCCTGTTACTGTTGTTTGAACTGAAGTACCATCAGCATCACATGAAGAagatcaacaacaacaataaaacattttaatatgttCTTTTCAGTGTGCATGTTTTCTCTATCTATGCTATGCAGTTTGCAGAACATGAacagaataaaagaaattgttgtgttgtcttttatttacattaaaataaatggaaATTGAAGTACAAACTTTGTGAGCATAGCATTTATGAGAATGTTTAGCCTCGTGCCTGTGTTTTTCTATCATTACCGTGGACTTATCTTTTTCTATATATGATTTGTTTGACGGAGTAGACAAAGTACTATAAGGGTATTTTTAGTACTATATATAGTCAAGGTTTTTTGACAAACTATAACAATAAAGTGCTGCTTCAACAACTGTACTTAGAATCAGTTAGTGATGCACTTCAAATGAAGTTCTtagtgtttttattataatactaAAAGATAATATGATGTTATAAAAAAGTATGGTAGAAAATCTTGAGAAATAACCACTGATATACTTGATACTCGCATTGCGTGTATTGAGATATACAGATTACAAGAGTGATATGAGCACAAGTctgaattttgtaatttttttcatttccaagAACACATACATAAGGACAGTTAAGtccagaaaataaattaaaaaacaaatttgccACACTTTTTGTGTAATCTGTCATTCTCCATCAGATGCAAGATCAGGAGAATGTGGAATTGGAGACAAACACATCAATGGTTGAACCAAACTCCTACCAAGTGTAGCaaatttcatcaacattatGATCTACCAGTGCCAATGGAATCCAGAGAACTGCACAAATAGACATCCAATTTTTTTATGTCGATTATTACCATGTAGCTACTAATATTCACGTTCTTTCAGTTCTTTGAATTGGGTTCACTAGATGCTGGTGTGTGTATTGTCCTTTTTTGTAGAGATATTTTCCAAGGATTGCCACCCAATTCTTCAAGCACTACTATCAAGTTATTTGTTGGCTTTAACCATGATCTTGGCACGTGATACCTACAAAATTCCAAATAGAAAAAGGTTAAATCAACTCTTCCATTGTCCAAATTCACGGATGGGGCTAACAGATAAAGTAGCTTTGGACACATTCAAGGGTGTACTGTGTTAGTATCCAAAATGGTTGTCTCGTTATCAGACTCCACTTTGTAGACTTTGGTATTACTCTAAGATATTGAGAACttgattaaataaaagtttcagTAAATACTTACAgggaaaaaaattcaaaacaagtgaAACATTTCTAGTAAGTTAAAATTGACTTATGGAACTTgaatttagataaattaaatgaaaagacTTCTATAAAAGTTAAATCACATAAGTTGATACACCACAGAAACATAATGGCTCTGTGATCTGCATAGAGGGGTATGTGGCTTTTTCACACAAACAGTTATGTGAGTATAGTTTCCTGAGGACAAGGATGTCATGTTGAAGTTCAATTGAAAAGTATTACCATTGTTGCGTAGGTTGTCCACAACCAAGTTGGCATTTTGCAGGCCGGTATGTCCCAGCATAGTTGCAAGAATTACAAGCACCCTTTGCATAAACCATCCAATATCTTCCTATGCTTTGTCCATTGATCCATACCTGACCCTTTCCCATACTGCTAAGGTCCAAGGCCAATGGTTCAACTCCATCAGGTGCGTTGAAATAAGCCTGAAGGTTCCAAGTTAAGGATCAGCAACAGGCTTCTCATTTTACACGTTAAGATGTTGTTATATCATAAACCATTAACAATTCTTACCTTGTGCCATTTCAACTGTGACTGGCTTCGGACATCAAGAGAGTCTCTCACCCAGTCAACAGATGAAACCCCATTTGGAGACACCAAATTCATAGCCTCCCCTTTTAGGCCAATCTGTTTTGTTTAGATACCATAGTTAAAAAGTGTTTTCTCTTTGTTTGTACGCATATGTTAGATTTATGTCTATCAAACCTGGTATGACCATTTCTGCCATGTCAAATCCTTCTGTCCATGGTCAAGTCCATGAAGCAAAACTCCTGTGATCCCAGCTTTCCATGTTTCAAAATGGAATCCAACATTCTGGGGTAAAAAGAAGAACCAAAGTTATCAATATATGAGCAAACTGCTAAGTATAAAGGAATGATCAAGTCCAAATTGGAGTTCAAAAGCAAGTTACTTACGGGTAATCCAACAGCTACACTGAGAAGGGCTATTTTATTGGTTCCAGCACGTAGGTTGACAGGGCCATTGAATGTGCAACTTCTGTCTTCACTTGTCCCAAAAGCTGAGCCTGTAAAAGGAATTAGGAATCATGACATGTTGGTTGGATTTCAATCATAAGAGTTACCGAGTTAAACTACAAACCTAAAAATTGACCGTTGATGAACACGTGGACAGCATGGCCTGCTGAATGCACACTGATGCTCGGCTTGTTCCCCCCTCTAAGAAAGGATTCTGATGAACTAATGTCAACGCTGTGTGGCATGCAAACCAGAAAACAGTGAGATTTCAACTGCTGAGAACTAAGAAGTGAAACAAAGAATTTCATTGATTTGAGATGGCCAGGAAGACTTCAAAGCTGAAAGACTGAAGAACGGCAGAATTCAagaatttcttcagaaaataaAGCTTTTATGCATGACTCAAAAATACTTTGAATTCACCGATTGCTGTTAAAAAAATCTAGAAGAAAATCTGTATTCAAACTAACTCACCTGGTTATATACCATAGATAGTCACTAGTGTCTCTGGTGGCATTTAGCTGTTCTAATAGTCCAGAAGCTGTGATCTTTGAACTTTCTGATAGTGAAGATACATCTTCATCATACGTCTCCCATGAGAACAACTTAGAGTTGCTAGGCAACATTTGTATCTTTGTAGTTTGAAACCTCACCTTGATGAAGGCAGAACAATCCAATCAATAACTTGATGCAAAAGGGCAAAGCAGATAGCAAATACTTGATGGAAAAACAATAGCTTCTTCTTCCATCATACTAAATTAAGATGGAATAAAAGGCCCCTTTAAACATTCTTACTCTTGCAGTGTTGAAAACATCTGTTTTACAATCGGGGAGGATGCTTATGGACCAAGGAGGTAAGTCATATTTCCTGTTATTGAAGGTCACTCTTGCAGCAGAATTGGAATGGTAGTTTGCCAGAAAAGCTGCACATGCTCCATTTTTTGAAGAGAACACATGAGCCTGGAAGATAATTACGATATGAATTCACCATGAAAGTAGTTTATCTTAAAGAAGCACACAACTACACGAGGTTACTGCTTTACATCAGAGGCAACTGACCTGCTCATACGCTCCTAATGATGTGACAGTGGGATCTGAAGAAACCAAAGCACGTTCACATTGCTTAATAGCTTTATGAAGGTCCATCAAATGACCATATTTAGGTTCCCTGATCAAACCTGAATGCGGTAAAACACTCACTCACTTAATTTGCTTATACAGGCCATGATAGAACAGATTATGAGACAAAGCTATCTTTTAAAACAGGTACTGTTATTTACTTGAATAGTTAAGGGTACTATTTCATAGGATTCGTTGGTGTCACtagaacaaaaaatgaaaagaatttatGGCggaataaattagaaataaatgcTCTTGATGTTTTCAAAGCAAAATTATCTGACCATATTCATCAATTGGAGCATCATAGTCATAGCTTGTGGTAATGAATGGCCCTCCAGCTGATCTTCCAAAATTAGTTCCTCCATGGTACtatatcatttttcattaagCCCGTGAgaatacttatattttatagtaTGTTTTGTTAAATGCGAAATAAATCATTGAAGAACACCAACCATGTAATAATTGATGTATGAGCCACCCTTTTGAATGAAACGAGCAACTGCAAAAGCTAGATCCTGCACTGGTCGCTGGTAAATTGGACCACCAAACTCTGTAAACCTGATGTCCAAAAtgggaagaagagagaaaaagatcaAAAGGGTAAAGAATTCAGATAACCAtacacaaaagaaaagaagactaTATAACTTACCAGCCACTCCAAGATTCAGTCCAAAGGGTAGGCTTGTATGGTTTATTTGGGGAGAAATAATCACAATAGAAACCATTACAGGCATTTATCTGTTGAGAAGAATTGAGTAGACCCTTAATTAAAGTCTAATTGTGATGAacttaaagaaagagaaaaagactGTTATTGAAGTGATTCCCATTAATGGTGTAACAACTGAAACTGATGAATGAGTGAAGCAGCTAAGAGCTTGAGATTGCTCACCACTGGATCTGGGGCATCGTCTTGCTTGCACATAACCCAGGGAACTCCTGTGTTCAATCCAACTGCCATCTTTGCAGCCCAGTTTGTGTAGGCATAACCAGCACCTCCCAATTGCTTGCTTTCTGATCCATACTCATTTTCAATCTAGAAATTTTAACAAAGGTATAgacaaatttaagattttatctTCAAGTAGTGATGTGTTAGCACGATTTTTGTGAGTTCCAGATCAAATCCATGGTTTTTGTGTAGCTTGCAAATGCAAAAATCATGAACCAAAACGTCATAATCACACAGTTATAAGACTTATCTGATTCAGTATACCAGAATTTAATATGGTTCCGTGATGACTGGGGTAACATTATTGACAagctttttaaaaagaaatccaGGATCTCATAATTTTATAGAAGAAAGAAGATAGAATTGTGCTCCAGGAATTTTGAACATTCATCCAAATTTCACTTTATGAGGAACTTATTCCCATGCAAAAAACAAGTGGGAAACAATTTTTGAAGAAACACTTTCAGCTATGACGCTCCTGTGGTGAAAAAGGTGAAAGGAACTGCTGACCTGAGAAAGAATGATTGGACCACCCTGAGACTGAAATAGCTTTTCATTCTTCATCATCTGGACTATCTTCTGAGTGAAACCTTGCATTGCAGCCTAAAAAGTGAACAAGTTAAAAAGAAGTATTTTTCTGGTTTAGACCATTCAAGATTTGTTGATTAAGCAGGGAAACTCAGAAGACAGAGACAGaactaaaaattttaagttaatgtCCAACCTTGAAAGGGCCATTATCCGTTCTGAAACTGATGCCAGGAACATACTTCAACCAAACAGGAAACCCTCTGCATCATTAAAGAATGTGATTTGAAATCACAGTAAGCATTCACATTCACACCAACAAACCAAAGAAATCCACAAGGGAAAGTTGAAGGTGTATCTACCCAAAGTTCCACTCAGCACACACATAAGGTCCAATCCGAAGATGCACATAGAGCCCCACCCTCTGCACTGTCTTAATGAACCGTACCAGATCGTACCTCCCTTCAAAATTGTACTGCAATTAAAAACAACACACTGTGAGATGGTACTTGAGAATTTAAAACCGGATTCAATGCAATGAAGATCCAGATTCCAGAGTGGTACAATGCCAGGAGATGGTTCGTGAACATTCCAGAAGACATAAGTATCAATGGCATCAAGACCTCCACCTTTGGCCTTCCTAATTAGATCCTCCCACATCTGCAACAACACACATTTCAAACAAACAACCCAGAAACCCAGCAATCAATCAACAAACTTGAAACAGAAACAAGAAAAAGTTGGAAGAAAAGGGAGACATATTATAATGAATACACATGTATAGTATATACATACTTCAGGAGTGCTTCTGGGGTAGTGAATGGAACCAGATATGAGGATTCTCCTTTGGCCATTAATGACAATGGCCTTCCTATCATAAGTGACACTGCAATGAATCAACTCAGAACCCAAAAACAAGATGGTGAAAACAAGTACTAGAAGCTTGGAAACTGAGATGGTTTCCATAGCTTCTTGCTTTCTTCCCCCAACAACTGAATGGAGGGAAAGTTTTGAAAGTATTTAagacagagagagaaagagtttGAGGTATGGGTTCTTCTGTCTGTTTCTTTGAATCTGATCTAAAACTGTGTACCTAAGACCATAGTGCTTTTGTCTGTGATTCTTTCTGCCAGTAGTGGTACCAACTGCTACTTACTGAGAGTTCCGCACAtgtcagggaattgtgttttattttactatttatgttttgttttggtatTTGGACTGTTTTTTGCTTTGGTTTGAGAGTTTGAAACTACAAAAGTTCCTCCGTTTGCTTTTTTAATCAAAGCCTTGTTTATtgcttcaagtcttcaactttACAACTACGGCATTAACAGCAGATAACCTTTGgtcaaaaaataagaaattgcaAGTGTTTTGCAATGAAGAAGATCATCATTCTGTCGGCCTCCATTCCTTATTATATTACAGTTGCTTTCAGTTAAAGAGTTGCACAGTGAAGGATTTCAAATGTTAAGAGTAAAATAGATAAGTAACCCAATATTTTCAtaaacacattttatatttattattttacttttaatttcctttttcttttactcataaaaattattttttaatattaaacattttacaacatCATATCATATTTACCAAACAAACTAACGATGGACACAATCTTAGATTGAATTATTAGTCAATTctttaaaatcttcaaatcaACTTAGACTTATCTGTCACTATCAATATTATATCAGTGACCGATCGATATCTCATATATTGAAAAGATCATTAGTAAGATGAAACATAATTACTAGATCGTgattaaattaatcttaaaataaaaattcatttcaaaattaagatatagttaattgtatttattgaacatttaaaatttaactatcaTAATCAATTTGTATAACAGACTTAAACATTAATGCGTCAAATTACCTGAATTATGTGAAATGGTTTAAAGTGTGAAGATACTATTGGATCAACCGAAATTTTAATGTAAAGCttcaatgtattttttttcaacaaaaataatacaaaataaatagctgtcagaaaaatattttaaaaaggaaaacataaaaatataaaagcattAATTACATTTGATCTAAAAAggggttaaaataaaataaaataaaaacaattgaattttatattttagacttGTGACAAATGTCAATTGATTATGTACATCACtgaaataacaatataattaaacttgCTAAGTGTGACAACATGTTACTTAAATACACGTAATAGCATGTGAATTACTGTGCATGTTAATAAAATGACAGCAATTAACCTATAAAATTACATGataatccaatttttttatccttaaaCACGTTAGTGAATCTAAACAACATAGATATATATACAGATCAAACCATGTGATAACTGACAATTACTTTTCTACACTTAGATACGAAATAAAATGTCAATTATTGAAACCACAAATCTCGATAGTTACACTTCTCAAGTCAAATGTATCACATGTCTCACGTACCTTTGTCGTGCCACAATTTTGTACATaccatgtaattttttttttttctcattctctatttttttaactgtgttttttatttatgatgatattttgataactttttttataatggaacacgtgtcatcattttattaatttatttaaatttacgtttaaaaaatatttaaaacggattaATCACAAACtttgcgttgtcaaaaaattgttaaaaaaatattattaaaaagactttttttttttttttctttgggatACGACGAAAATGCTTATCCCATCCTTGAAAACTACATTTCTCTTGCATTATATTGCCACAATGCAAATATCTTGCCattcttttacataaaaaataaaaaaaactattttattatcttttttgcATATATTATTATTCCTCTTGTGATAGGGTTACAACTTACAACCCTACCACATTgttcatttcatattatttgttTGCATGTGGTGGGCACCCATGCTATTCATTTCTCTTACGCGTTGTGGATATCAAAATAGCAATCCCCATGAGTtagagaatattattttatgaattaaaatttattaattaaaaaacatataattagattgtttatttaataaatattttacgataaaacaagtttttattatatatatatatatatatatatatatatatatatatatatatatatat contains these protein-coding regions:
- the LOC106763878 gene encoding thioredoxin H1; this translates as MAEEGQVITVNTVDSWKEQIQKGNESKKLVVVDFTASWCGPCRFIAPYFAELARRMSDVIFLKVDVDELSSVAKEWSIEAMPTFLFLKEGELVDKIVGADKDKLTQTVEKHAAPVTVV
- the LOC106764786 gene encoding beta-galactosidase 5-like precursor (The RefSeq protein has 4 substitutions compared to this genomic sequence); translation: METISVSKLLVLVFTILFLGSELIHCSVTYDRKAIIINGQRRILISGSIHYPRSTPEMWEDLIRKAKGGGLDAIDTYVFWNVHEPSPGIYNFEGRYDLVRFIKTVQRVGLYVHLRIGPYVCAEWNFGGFPVWLKYVPGISFRTDNGPFKAAMQGFTQKIVQMMKNEKLFQSQGGPIILSQIENEYGSESKQLGGAGYAYTNWAAKMAVGLNTGVPWVMCKQDDAPDPVINACNGFYCDYFSPNKPYKPTLWTESWSGWFTEFGGPIYQRPVQDLAFAVARFIQKGGSYINYYMYHGGTNFGRSAGGPFITTSYDYDAPIDEYGLIREPKYGHLMDLHKAIKQCERALVSSDPTVTSLGAYEQAHVFSSKNGACAAFLANYHSNSAARVTFNNRKYDLPPWSISILPDCKTDVFNTARVRFQTTKIQMLPSNSKLFSWETYDEDVSSLSESSKITASGLLEQLNATRDTSDYLWYITSVDISSSESFLRGGNKPSISVHSAGHAVHVFINGQFLGSAFGTSEDRSCTFNGPVNLRAGTNKIALLSVAVGLPNVGFHFETWKAGITGVLLYGLDHGQKDLTWQKWSYQIGLKGEAMNLVSPNGVSSVDWVRDSLDVRSQSQLKWHKAYFNAPDGVEPLALDLSSMGKGQVWINGQSIGRYWMVYAKGACNSCNYAGTYRPAKCQLGCGQPTQQWYHVPRSWLKPTNNLIVLLEELGGNPWKISLQKRIIHTPASSEPNSKN